In the Bartonella apihabitans genome, TTCTCGCATTGGCATCGTTGATCGGTCATTCCCGTCTAACCGGTGCTCATCAATTCACGACATATTTGCGGATGGAAAAATCAGAAAATGAAATTGCACTCATCCAATATGCGATGGATGTTACTTTGGAAGTGCAAAAACGTGTGCGTGATTTTTTGCGTCCGGGGATATCTTCATATGAGGTTATAAAGTTTATTGATGAAGCCCATCGCAAGCTTTGCAGAAACGGTTCGAGCTTTGCAATTGTTTCATTTGGCAAGGCCACGTCGATACCTCATGGAGTTGAAAGCGAACAGATATTGCAGAAACAGGATCCGGTGCTGATTGATATAGGCACAACGGTAGAAGGATATCATTCCGATATTACACGCACCTATATGATTGGCGACGTGACAGACGATTTCGCTAAAAAATGGGATATAGAAAAGCAATTGCAAAATATTGTTTTCAATGCCTGCAAAATTGGTGGTCGAGCAGCAGATGTGGACAATGCCGGACGAAAAGCGTTGGAAATGGTTGATCTGGGGCCGAATTATCAACTGCCGGGGATACCTCATCGCATTGGCCATGGTCTTGGCCTCAATATTCATGAGGAGCCGTATGTTTCCCGTCATGATAACACTATTCTGAAGCCGGGTATGTGCTTTTCGGACGAGCCGACCCTTATCTTTCCGGGTAAATTGGGTATCCGTCTGGAAGACGCAATCTATATGACAAAAGACGGGCCGAAGTGGTTTACACAACCGGCACTTGATCCTGTTACTGTTTAATGCCGGTATAGAATTTCGATAGTAGAACGAACACGCAAAAAGAGAGAGGAACCATTATGAAAATATTAAGGACAATTGCGCTGGCAAGCGTATCGGTGGCGAGCCTTGCCACACTTTCTTTGTCGGCAAATGCAAAAACGCTCGTCTACTGTTCCGAGGCGTCGCCCGAAGGGTTTGATCCGGCTGCATATACGACTGGAACGACTTTCGATGCCAGTGCGCATACAGTCTATAACGGTCTTGTTGATTTCAAAAAAGGAACAACCGAGGTTATACCGGCACTGGCCGAGAGCTGGGATATTTCAGCCGATGGTCTGGAATATACATTCCATTTGAGAAAGGGGGTACATTTCCACAAAACCTCCTATTTTTCGCCATCGCGCGATTTCAATGCTGACGATGTCGTCTTTTCGATTGAACGGCAGTGGAAGAAAGATAATCCTTGGTACAACTATGCTCCGGGGCTATCGTGGCAATATTTCAATAGCATGGGATTTGGCAAACTTCTCAAAGATGTAAAGAAGGTCGATGATCATACAGTCAAAATCACACTGAACCAGCCGGAAGCACCGTTTTTGGCCGATTTGGCAATGAACTTTATTTCGATCATGTCGAAGGAATATGCGGACAAGCTGCAGGCAGACGGAAAAATGGTCGAGCTCAATGCAAAACCGGTGGGAACAGGACCATTTATCTTTGTTTCCTATCAAAAGGATGCGGTGATCCGTTATAAGGCAAATCCTGATTATTTTGAAGGCAAACAACCGCTTGATAATTTGG is a window encoding:
- a CDS encoding Xaa-Pro peptidase family protein, with protein sequence MLRPQPIADEERLTRIRRLREKMAAENVDAVFLGATSNLRYFTGLEWGMSERLCGALISHEKLTYIVPAFEHSRLEELPHLSGDIVVWQEDESPFDKLTMLLHPKGILAVDEAIPANFFLALASLIGHSRLTGAHQFTTYLRMEKSENEIALIQYAMDVTLEVQKRVRDFLRPGISSYEVIKFIDEAHRKLCRNGSSFAIVSFGKATSIPHGVESEQILQKQDPVLIDIGTTVEGYHSDITRTYMIGDVTDDFAKKWDIEKQLQNIVFNACKIGGRAADVDNAGRKALEMVDLGPNYQLPGIPHRIGHGLGLNIHEEPYVSRHDNTILKPGMCFSDEPTLIFPGKLGIRLEDAIYMTKDGPKWFTQPALDPVTV